The Topomyia yanbarensis strain Yona2022 chromosome 3, ASM3024719v1, whole genome shotgun sequence nucleotide sequence TTTCGATTTGGGTCTTCATGGCGGCTATGTCACCCCCATCTAGATAAGGTACAACCAGTTTCTCCAGTCGGGTAAATTCCACGAGTACATCGTTTGCCAGCGTAGTCAATTTTCCAAGGTTTATTTCCATTATATCCAAGCGCGAAGCTAAACTCATGAAATCGACTGGCTCATCTTTCCGCAGCGATTCTCTACTGGATTGGTATTGTTTCAACTCTTCCTCGCTCGGAAGGATAGAGATTGTTCGTTCTAGTTCGCCCAGTCGCTGCGAAATCTCCTCTAAGTCATCTGTGTTAGCGTGAATACTCTTGGTTGTCTCCTCCGAAGTTTTGCGAAAAGGTTGAACTTGGAATCGTTCGTGGCCGTCATCTCGTAGTATCGTAACATTGAGTGTTGGATCTTTCTCCAGCACTTGTAACAGTGGTTCTAACCTATTTTGATGGTCAGGCAAAAGCTCCACGCATGATTGCTGGCTACCTAACTTGCTGACTATAATGTGGAGTAAGGTATGCAGAACGGTAAAGTCCACGTTTCCTGCCTCCGGGGTTCCGATAGAAAGATCCACCAATTTGGCTAGCGAAAGATCGAACGTCATCTCAACAATAATTTACGTTCCGTTTGTTACCTGTTCTGTGCTGGATGACTAGATCATTATCACTTTTTAGTTGCTCGATTGCGAAATCTTCAACCGGATGATTTGGCGGAAGAGTTAAGTGGCCAATTCGAAGGTGATATGATTCTCACCGAGCAGCAGTACTCGGAAGTAACTCGCAAGAATGGGATGATTGTGGAAAAGTACCGTTGGCCGATGAACATAGCTTTCTACGAAATCGAAGAGGAATGGTTTGATCAGGATCAGATCAGTTACATCCATATGGCGATGCGTTTGATAGAAACGTCAACTTGTGTCAGATTTCAACCTCGAAATCCAGATAATCCGGACTATATACGAATCCATGGCAATGCATCGGGATGTTCGGCAACCGTTGGACATATTGGCGGAAGTCAAACCGTTAAGCTTCAACCGTATCCATTGGACAAAGGTTGTTTCAAGCTGGGAAGTATTGTTCACGAATTCATACACGCTCTTGGATTCCGGCATATGCAGAGCACCTTCAACCGGGACGAGTATGTTGAAATTGTGTGGGACAACATTCAGGCAGGTAAGGAACATAATTTCTTACTGTATGCATCCGATCAGGTGGGAAACTATGGTGCGGAATATGACTACGGAAGCGTAATGCACTACAGCTCAACGGCATTCAGCGAGAACGGAGAAAAAACCATCGTTCCACTGAAGGTAAACTGAGGCGATATTTGATTAATCAACATTAATCATATCTTGTCATTTTTAGGACACCAACGAGAAAATGGGCCAACGCGACGGAATGAGCGAaaaagatattttcaaaataaatagCATGTATGACTGCTTTTCCAAAGATTGAAATAATACCCGCCAGAAATATTTacttatacagtcgtgattcgctggttggacactttttaactgagccgctttttagttggaccattgtccaactaaaaagcaactgaatgtcaaaatcttatgtcaaattaactttgacaatcaatgTGACAATTagtagagatgtgaatagatgcaattacactactaacgtctcctttggagagtttttgacatctgccagtcggtccaactaacgaatcaaattcgttggttggacagaggtgtggcccaaccagcgaatcacgactgtactgaCATTCGGATGTGGATTCCATATGTAAAGGgtgttttttatcattttttcccGAAATGAAGTTAACGCAAACAATTGTTGACAACAATtggattttgtttattttggtaGTGTAGGGGTGACCGGGGCTGACTGTCTTTTATGAAAAGGTTATTATGCGCAGTAACGACATCTATAGTGCTTTTGGTGGGGTATTAAGTCGACAATGTACCGACGTAATTTCAGGTGTTTAGGTATTGTCGTTTTTAGTTTTTGTAAatcaatacagtgaagacccgattttatctaccctcgattttatcagcctcatatgaaaattgatagttcgattggctctagcagacgaaccaagttgaattcgaataaatcctttcttgagcatattttttatcctagagatccgaaatatgaacaaaaaaaaattcatttttttaaatttttcaatatcagacccccttaagggtaatttaagctaaataatcaggaaaggttatgaggctgtATCTAataactaaagaagaatatcttaagagcttcggtttcttcaaaagaaagaaaaatatatgtcccgattttgtcaatgtccccatcttatcagcctaaaattcaccaaggggctgaaaaAAAGGGTTTTCACTGTATGTGTAAAGCGAATCAATTTATATTCTATTTCCAAAAACGTGGTACCGCTGGAAAGGGTCTTCAAAACcgaacaaaatggtataacagtttccagtgtaaccttacatttgtttttgtaaatcgtgattgttctcgTTTTCGAAAATATGCATTGGGATAGGTTGGTCAAATTTtgtgcggggctggttggccgaggtGTAAATTTAGCGTAAAGCAATGTGCATATCGATATACGTAAAGTGCCAAACTTTTTCTGATTGAAATTGGATATTATG carries:
- the LOC131692515 gene encoding seminal metalloprotease 1-like; protein product: MKIFQVSLLLWLSVYCNAAPSLRSFENTPENVARLRNLQPDDLAEELSGQFEGDMILTEQQYSEVTRKNGMIVEKYRWPMNIAFYEIEEEWFDQDQISYIHMAMRLIETSTCVRFQPRNPDNPDYIRIHGNASGCSATVGHIGGSQTVKLQPYPLDKGCFKLGSIVHEFIHALGFRHMQSTFNRDEYVEIVWDNIQAGKEHNFLLYASDQVGNYGAEYDYGSVMHYSSTAFSENGEKTIVPLKDTNEKMGQRDGMSEKDIFKINSMYDCFSKD